In Astyanax mexicanus isolate ESR-SI-001 chromosome 17, AstMex3_surface, whole genome shotgun sequence, a single window of DNA contains:
- the sec16a gene encoding protein transport protein Sec16A isoform X1, giving the protein MQPPPRAAPPGACGPPPSSGGPNAFRRTRPHKHGAAATASATVPPAQPMSDPFAYGRQAPPLMPVGSQALPPNSSPLPVQSPPPAVFSQPGPSQVPTLATQVASAGPPPPFFTPYPGPSRPSPAPIPPPSEPGYFNSQEPMPYIAQLPNPAPPFSSNHYQPPPASSTPPVQSNPPFQPAPTAPSHLVPDHGSRPPSVQNYFQPTSDPPQPFHVPPQAQASHSAHSPHVGQPQNHPQNHIQSPPLNTSGLAGSQQQSTPFSAQNYFSQTGAFSEPWFSQVPQDPAQRACPVPYVPADSGTLSMFFQGNDVENEETLSCEGRVNGVSHLPHAGTVAEAPAQYLNDSGNIRAGAGPCESVENLECVPNQEVLPSEPLPSHVYEAGPNLETPDSAPRPARSASVSSSYSNVSHGSGHAPHSTGHPPRRHQGVVGTFIQQESPRPPDPPASHPPNAGYFEQIDSAPAAEQSPTFPTPSPPKPVGVFQPSANSSFEPVRSHGIGVRPAEVDRARMVMEKSGADGLPGNLEQPPDNMETIYFPGGQERRPSSRAHGARRPCDSPATTLWAHSDPAGLGANILLAPAAPPLATTLVPARQPSAEVIQPPEDVPLDLQPPRAHPQPHSENLENPPDSAPQASLGYASLLVTTPPVEALNQPVLIAPPSTNYNVIAPQSPSQTANQIQSPKETTSPVRPPSQTAVANQLPSSSSSNQPPSLFPKTPLSFQQPSSQSPLNLAREVKDGPPPSQSTHPPLSRAQSLRGDGQGVTSPNSQITPSAPSTNQNQPSNYELLDFSMHQPQSTNQSFGPPLSQSAPPTAMVNNTPGFYLQVTKDAQQAVRTDSEPPPQAPATNPSRPSSNQTSSDPAGLSHTHNPVSNETASQPPPVATPTSHAAPPSVSGPAPPPAYPSQPGNTAAPPDPQRPPSALGGQSGYGAAPSMPVPGYGGYYPEYQDGRHPYPPQYPNMDPRAQNYYQDDPYRRADPRYSQYNGPNPGYREAERQPERPSSRTSQYSDRPNSRQGYSENYPRPNRSAYEDYYANYYKKQYEQYADRNRWYDPNAAYDPRYRGYYDQAYNWYNYDPEAYRRADPYYGQQYATRPEGYDDPWRYYPGYDSSFDDDYRRRDPYADEFDRRSVHSERSAHSVHSSHSRQSSFSSRSQQSQVYRSQPDLVAASYDATASTLPVDYSYGQYPGPTDTQNYSQYNATDTTWTAPEQPPPRPLTPEKFSVPHCCARFGPAGQLILVQPNLPSAGQPALVELHSMETMMQDSPEQTELRAFPGPLVKEETHKVDVIKFAQNKAQECIRNDDLIDKDSAVLIWEFIVLLCRQNGTVVGTDLADLLLKEHRSVWLPGKSPNEANLIDFNNEALERPEEEESGPLSLLSDTFMGTPENAGKETERFRELLLFGRKKDALESAMKNGLWGHALLLASKMDNRTHARVMTRFANSLPINDPLQTVYQLMSGRMPAAATCCGDEKWGDWRPHLAMVLSNLTHTLDLDTRTISTMGDTLASKGLVDAAHFCYLMAQVGLGVFTKKSTKMVLIGSNHSLPFARFCTIDAIQKTEAYEYAQSLGSQPLSLPNFQVFKFIYACRLAETGLCAQAFHYCEVIARALLTLPDYHSPVFISQLIQMSERLRFFDPQLKEKPEQELFQEPDWLLLLRKLNNQIKDGVISLRTDCSTPQLSACTTPSSEEHPSLPDHSALNADPHNHLMTSLMPQPGPPTAGVQLMPPAPTTILQDGVVPLQHAPPPGESIPFYPAAPAPPQPGFVSQYQEHQEPYHPMPTQSPTQMSPNMPQQIPLYTPAEMPQHMTPGMPPSMPPGTPHGMHPQMPGADPTPTPPSPQQLPQPPPPSRGPLPQMDFYDSMAQMSSGRRSRTTSQSSTHMMSGRRSRTTSESSNHSTGRERSNSAANQSSPPPPPIPEAPSQEAPKKTKKDSPKKGGGGGILSWLYRRGKNEAHLPDDTNKSIVWDGAKQRWVNLDEPEEESKPPPPPPSMFPKAPTGGPAAGPGMGGPPGPPGAGPPVNMFSRKAGTRGRYVDVLNPGRGDSKPASVVPPPADLFAPLAPMAMPANLFVPSAAPDDQQPMEGSVPDSNADNMEQTQPNATVPQMFNPTLLPPGPEGTQSGELSRSSSMSSLSREVSQHLNQGPTQGAPPSGGVTFYNPSQFAQSAPPARSRPGRLGQREYPTLK; this is encoded by the exons ATGCaacctcctcctcgtgcagcacCACCCGGAGCATGTGGCCCACCACCTTCCTCTGGTGGACCTAATGCATTCAGAAGAACTCGACCACACaagcatggagcagcagctaCTGCCTCAGCAACTGTACCACCTGCACAGCCAATGTCTGATCCATTCGCCTATGGGAGGCAAGCGCCTCCACTAATGCCAGTGGGCAGCCAGGCTTTACCACCTAACAGCAGTCCACTTCCTGTACAGTCCCCTCCTCCAGCTGTTTTTTCCCAGCCTGGTCCATCTCAAGTTCCAACGTTAGCAACTCAAGTGGCATCAGCTGGTCCCCCTCCCCCCTTTTTCACCCCTTATCCTGGTCCTTCACGGCCTTCACCTGCTCCTATTCCACCTCCTTCTGAGCCTGGGTATTTTAACTCTCAAGAACCTATGCCCTATATCGCGCAATTGCCTAACCCTGCCCCTCCATTCAGCTCAAACCATTATCAGCCTCCTCCTGCATCCTCAACACCACCAGTGCAAAGCAACCCTCCATTTCAGCCCGCCCCTACTGCTCCTTCACATTTGGTGCCTGATCATGGAAGTCGACCTCCTTCTGTTCAGAACTACTTTCAGCCAACTAGTGATCCACCCCAGCCTTTCCATGTTCCTCCCCAAGCACAAGCCTCTCATTCTGCTCACTCGCCCCATGTTGGACAACCTCAGAATCACCCTCAAAATCATATTCAGTCGCCTCCACTGAATACGAGTGGGCTAGCTGGTTCCCAGCAACAGAGCACCCCCTTTTCAGCCCAAAACTATTTTAGCCAGACAGGGGCATTCTCAGAGCCATGGTTCAGTCAGGTCCCACAGGATCCAGCTCAACGTGCCTGCCCTGTCCCCTACGTTCCTGCTGACTCTGGAACGCTATCTATGTTCTTCCAGGGCAATGATGTAGAGAATGAAGAGACCCTTTCCTGCGAGGGTCGTGTAAATGGGGTCTCTCACCTTCCTCATGCAGGGACTGTGGCAGAGGCACCTGCTCAGTATTTGAATGACAGTGGAAATATCAGAGCTGGTGCTGGGCCATGTGAATCTGTTGAGAATTTGGAATGCGTTCCGAACCAAGAAGTGCTGCCGAGCGAACCACTACCAAGCCATGTCTACGAGGCAGGGCCTAACCTGGAGACACCAGACTCTGCTCCTCGGCCAGCCCGTTCCGCAAGTGTCTCATCCAGTTACAGCAATGTCAGTCACGGGAGTGGCCATGCCCCACACAGCACTGGTCACCCACCCCGACGACATCAGGGTGTTGTTGGTACTTTTATCCAACAAGAAAGCCCCCGCCCCCCTGATCCACCTGCCTCCCATCCTCCCAATGCTGGTTACTTTGAGCAAATAGATTCCGCCCCTGCTGCAGAGCAGAGTCCCACATTCCCCACCCCCAGCCCTCCAAAGCCGGTAGGTGTCTTTCAACCCAGTGCAAACTCTTCTTTTGAGCCTGTGCGATCACACGGCATTGGTGTCAGGCCTGCTGAAGTTGACCGAGCTAGAATGGTTATGGAAAAGAGTGGAGCAGATGGGCTTCCTGGAAACCTAGAGCAGCCTCCAGACAACATGGAGACCATCTATTTTCCTGGAGGGCAGGAGCGCAGACCTTCGTCTCGAGCCCATGGAGCTCGACGACCATGCGATAGTCCTGCTACGACCCTTTGGGCTCATAGTGATCCAGCTGGCCTTGGAGCTAATATTCTGTTGGCACCTGCAGCACCCCCTCTGGCTACTACACTTGTTCCAGCTCGCCAACCCAGTGCTGAGGTGATCCAGCCACCAGAAGATGTACCTTTGGATCTGCAACCACCCAGGGCACATCCACAGCCTCACTCAGAAAACCTTGAGAACCCACCAGATTCAGCACCTCAGGCAAGTCTAGGTTATGCTTCCTTGCTGGTAACAACGCCGCCCGTAGAGGCTTTAAACCAGCCTGTCTTGATTGCACCACCTTCTACAAATTATAATGTGATTGCTCCTCAAAGCCCTTCTCAAACAGCCAATCAAATCCAGAGTCCCAAGGAGACCACCTCGCCTGTTCGGCCACCTTCTCAAACGGCTGTGGCCAATCAGTTGCCATCAAGTTCCTCTTCAAATCAGCCGCCTTCACTTTTCCCGAAGACGCCGCTAAGCTTTCAGCAGCCCTCCAGCCAGAGTCCATTAAATCTGGCTCGAGAGGTCAAAGATGGTCCTCCTCCTTCCCAATCAACTCACCCACCTCTTTCAAGGGCTCAGTCCCTGCGAGGTGATGGTCAAGGAGTCACATCTCCTAATTCACAAATTACACCTTCTGCTCCTTCCACTAATCAGAATCAACCATCAAATTATGAGCTGCTTGATTTTTCCATGCACCAACCACAGAGCACAAATCAGTCTTTTGGCCCGCCCCTTTCCCAATCAGCTCCTCCCACTGCCATGGTGAATAACACCCCTGGCTTTTATCTGCAGGTTACCAAAGATGCACAGCAAGCTGTGCGCACTGATTCTGAGCCTCCGCCTCAGGCACCCGCCACAAATCCCTCCAGACCCTCCAGCAATCAGACTAGTAGTGATCCCGCTGGCCTATCCCACACTCACAATCCAGTTTCAAATGAAACTGCCTCCCAGCCTCCCCCAGTAGCCACACCCACATCCCATGCTGCCCCACCCTCTGTATCTGGACCAGCCCCACCTCCTGCTTATCCTTCACAGCCTGGAAACACTGCTGCCCCTCCTGATCCTCAGCGTCCCCCGTCTGCTCTTGGGGGTCAGTCTGGTTATGGCGCAGCACCTTCTATGCCCGTTCCTGGATATGGAGGTTACTACCCAGAGTACCAGGATGGAAGACATCCCTACCCACCTCAATATCCGAATATGGACCCAAGGGCTCAGAACTATTACCAG GATGATCCTTACCGGAGAGCAGATCCACGATACAGTCAGTATAATGGACCAAACCCTGGCTACCGGGAAGCGGAGCGGCAGCCAGAAAGGCCAAGTTCAAGAACCAGTCAGTACTCTGACCGACCCAACTCTAG GCAGGGATATAGTGAAAATTACCCCAGGCCTAACCGCAGTGCCTATGAAGACTACTATGCAAACTACTATAAGAAACAGTACGAACAGTACGCAG ATCGAAACAGATGGTATGACCCCAACGCTGCTTATGACCCCCGTTATAGAGGATACTATGACCAGGCCTATAACTGGTACAACTATGACCCTGAGGCCTACAGACGAGCTGACCCATATTATGGTCAGCAGTATGCCACCAG GCCCGAGGGCTACGATGACCCATGGCGCTACTACCCTGGCTACGACTCTAGTTTTGATGACGACTATCGGAGACGGGATCCGTATGCGGACGAGTTTGACCGGCGCTCTGTCCACAGCGAGAGATCTGCCCACAGCGTCCACTCATCCCATAGCCGTCAAAGCAGCTTCAGCTCTCGATCACAGCAG AGCCAGGTGTACAGGAGTCAGCCTGATCTGGTTGCTGCGAGTTACGATGCCACTGCATCCACACTGCCTGTGGATTATTCCTATGGTCAGTATCCTGGCCCCACAGACACTCAGAACTACAGTCAGTACAATGCCACAGACACCACTTGGACTGCACCAGAACAGC CTCCCCCGAGGCCATTGACTCCAGAGAAATTCTCAGTTCCTCACTGCTGTGCCCGGTTTGGTCCAGCAGGTCAGCTAATTCTGGTCCAGCCTAACCTACCTTCAGCTGGACAGCCAGCTCTtgtggagcttcacagcatggaG ACAATGATGCAGGATTCGCCAGAACAGACTGAGCTGCGAGCTTTCCCAGGACCACTCGTCAA ggagGAGACCCACAAGGTGGACGTTATAAAGTTTGCCCAAAACAAAGCTCAGGAGTGCATCCGTAATGACGACCTCATCGACAAGGACTCTGCTGTCCTCATTTGGGAGTTCATAGTGCTGCTCTGTCGTCAGAATggg ACTGTggttggtacagatctggctgaTCTGTTGCTAAAGGAGCATCGCTCAGTGTGGTTGCCAGGAAAGTCTCCTAATGAGGCAAATTTGATCGATTTCAACAATGAGGCTCTGGAGCGTCCGGAAGAGGAAGAGTCCGGACCGCTGTCTCTGCTGTCCGACACGTTTATGGGCACACCTGAGAATGCTGGGAAGGAGACTGAGCGCTTCAGAGAGTTGCTGCTGTTTGGACGAAAGAAG GATGCCCTCGAGTCTGCTATGAAGAATGGGTTGTGGGGCCACGCACTGCTCCTGGCCAGTAAGATGGACAACAGGACACATGCGAGAGTCATGACTAG GTTTGCCAACAGTCTTCCCATCAATGACCCCCTGCAGACAGTCTACCAGCTTATGTCTGGAAGGATGCCGGCTGCTGCCACG TGTTGTGGGGATGAGAAGTGGGGAGACTGGCGCCCTCATCTGGCCATGGTGCTCTccaacctcacacacactctggaTCTGGACACGCGCACCATCTCCACCATGGGAGACACACTGG CCTCCAAAGGTCTGGTTGATGCAGCTCATTTCTGCTACCTGATGGCTCAGGTGGGTTTGGGTGTCTTTACCAAGAAGAGCACCAAGATGGTTCTCATTGGCTCCAACCACAG TCTGCCATTTGCAAGGTTCTGTACTATTGATGCGATCCAGAAAACGGAAGCTTATGAGTACGCCCAGTCTCTTGGTTCCCAGCCTCTATCACTGCCCAACTTTCAG GTGTTTAAGTTCATCTATGCATGTCGGCTGGCGGAGACGGGACTTTGTGCACAAGCCTTCCATTATTGTGAAGTCATTGCACGTGCACTGCTGACCTTACCTGACtaccactcacctgtgttcataaGTCAACTCATACAG ATGTCTGAGAGGTTGAGGTTTTTTGACCCTCAGCTGAAAGAAAAGCCAGAGCAAGAGCTCTTCCAGGAGCCAgactggctgctgcttctcagaaAACTCAACAATCAGATTAAG gaTGGCGTAATATCGTTGCGTACAGATTGCAGCACTCCCCAGCTGTCTGCTTGCACTACACCGAGCTCAGAGGAACACCCCAGCCTACCTGACCATTCAGCTTTGAACGCTGACCCTCATAATCATCTCATGACCTCCCTCATGCCGCAGCCAGGCCCACCCACAGCAGGGGTGCAACTTATGCCACCAG CTCCAACAACCATTTTGCAGGACGGGGTGGTTCCTCTTCAGCATGCCCCTCCCCCTGGCGAGAGTATTCCATTTTACCCAGCAGCCCCTGCTCCTCCCCAGCCTGGCTTTGTTTCACAGTACCAGGAACACCAAGAGCCTTACCATCCCATGCCAACGCAGAGTCCTACACAAATGTCTCCCAACATGCCACAACAAATACCCCTCTACACTCCTGCAGAGATGCCCCAACATATGACACCTGGGATGCCTCCTAGCATGCCTCCTGGGACGCCTCATGGTATGCACCCCCAGATGCCTGGGGCAGACCCTACGCCAACACCTCCTTCACCTCAGCAGCTGCCTCAACCGCCTCCCCCATCCCGTGGCCCACTTCCTCAGATGGACTTTTATGACAGCATGGCTCAGATG aGTTCAGGAAGAAGATCCAGGACCACCTCTCAGTCTTCAACCCACATG ATGTCTGGACGCCGCTCACGCACCACATCAGAATCATCCAATCATTCCACAGGACGAGAGCGAAGCAACTCCGCAGCCAATCAGAgctcccctcctcctccccccatTCCAGAGGCACCTTCCCAGGAGGCACCCAAGAAAACCAAGAAAGACTCGCCAAAAAAG GGAGGTGGTGGGGGTATCTTGAGTTGGTTGTATAGAAGAGGAAAAAATGAAGCTCACCTCCCAGATGACACCAACAAATCA aTTGTGTGGGATGGAGCAAAGCAGAGGTGGGTCAATCTGGATGAACCAGAGGAGGAG agtaaaccacctccccctcctccctcAATGTTTCCTAAAGCTCCCACTGGTGGGCCAGCTGCAGGTCCTGGAATGGGTGGACCTCCAGGTCCTCCAGGAGCAGGACCACCTGTTAATATGTTCTCCAGGAAAGCAG GCACTAGGGGGCGGTATGTGGATGTGTTGAACCCGGGTCGTGGAGATTCCAAACCTGCATCTGTTGTTCCTCCTCCTGCTGACCTTTTCGCCCCCCTTGCGCCTATGGCCATGCCTGCCAACCTTTTTGTTCCTTCAGCAG CCCCCGATGATCAGCAGCCAATGGAGGGCAGTGTTCCAGACAGCAATGCAGACAATATGGAACAAACTCAACCCAATGCTACAGTTCCACAG ATGTTTAATCCCACTCTATTGCCCCCGGGTCCGGAGGGAACTCAGTCAGGAGAG CTATCACGTTCTAGCTCAATGAGTTCTTTATCACGAGAAGTGAGTCAGCATTTAAACCAG GGGCCTACCCAGGGAGCTCCACCCTCAGGGGGCGTGACTTTCTATAACCCCTCGCAGTTTGCACAG TCTGCACCTCCAGCTCGGTCTCGTCCTGGGCGACTTGGCCAGCGCGAGTACCctactttaaaataa